In Diabrotica undecimpunctata isolate CICGRU chromosome 4, icDiaUnde3, whole genome shotgun sequence, a single genomic region encodes these proteins:
- the LOC140438564 gene encoding uncharacterized protein, which translates to MLDSNYVPFDDSSEKSSGSPEINNSHFCPKQVNKDELNIEEQSNSPSSSVSLNIHQHVEETCNINTKSLKKSVFCYFCESVVLNFPRHILRNHQSKLEVKKILIYPPRSKTRKQLLFALRKKGNYLLGSANLKPVRKAS; encoded by the exons ATGTTAGATTCCAATTATGTTCCCTTCGATGATTCTTCA GAAAAGTCTTCAGGTTCTCCAGAAATAAATAATTCCCACTTTTGTCCAAAACAAGTTAACAAAGATGAGTTAAATATTGAG GAACAATCTAATTCACCTTCGTCTTCTGTCAGCCTAAATATCCATCAACATGTGGAAGAAACTTGCAATATAAATACGAagtctttaaaaaaatctgttttttgttacttttgtgaATCAGTTGTATTAAATTTTCCTAGACATATACTACGAAATCATCAAAGCAAATtagaagttaaaaaaattttgatttaccCTCCAAGAAGTAAAACGAGAAAGCAATTGTTATTTGCTTTGAGAAAAAAGGGAAACTATTTGTTAGGTTCTGCAAATTTAAAACCAGTTAGAAAAGCGAGTTAG